In Porites lutea chromosome 9, jaPorLute2.1, whole genome shotgun sequence, a single window of DNA contains:
- the LOC140947771 gene encoding uncharacterized protein, translating to MCTWKITTGSGFSLETEFYSYSFCGTTPMGCDFCGYVKIWDGKRPDLRLIGTYCTNQRKNPVRSTGKGMFVEFYGHRDMTTFEASITSRKGTSRKVIWWPVIPAMITLVAVIIIIRYYCRRQRSSRQSRSSRADEGLRQPVPHRIESSSLFTVQVPPAYTSPLSNTENAPPSYDESWSTATSALPPPSNMEDAPPSYDETWTTPSTSTLPPSARTPQTSQPQANEILLVSLPPSHEVTSVHHTYV from the exons ATGTGTACGTGGAAGATTACCACAGGAAGCGGCTTTTCCCTTGAAACTGAATTCTACTCATATTCTTTTTGTGGTACTACTCCCATGGGTTGTGATTTTTGTGGATATGTGAAAATATGGGATGGAAAAAGGCCTGACCTCCGGCTTATTGGAACTTATTGCACCAATCAACGCAAAAATCCAGTGAGGTCCACTGGAAAAGGCATGTTCGTTGAATTTTATGGTCACCGTGACATGACAACTTTTGAGGCATCTATCACGTCTCGTAAAG GCACGTCTCGGAAGGTCATCTGGTGGCCTGTTATTCCCGCGATGATCACCCTCGTTGCGGTTATAATTATCATCCGGTATTACTGTAGAAGACAGCGTTCTTCAAGACAATCCAGATCGTCACGCGCAGATGAAGGTCTCCGTCAACCTGTCCCTCACAGGATCGAATCTTCCTCGCTATTCACTGTGCAGGTTCCACCTGCTTATACCTCGCCGTTATCCAACACAGAGAATGCTCCGCCTTCATATGACGAATCATGGTCTACGGCCACATCTGCGCTTCCACCGCCATCGAACATGGAGGATGCTCCGCCTTCCTATGACGAAACATGGACCACACCATCCACATCTACGCTTCCACCGTCCGCGCGTACTCCACAAACCTCCCAGCCTCAGGCTAACGAAATTCTTTTAGTATCCCTTCCTCCATCTCATG AAGTAACGAGCGTTCACCACACATATGTTTGA
- the LOC140947671 gene encoding kelch-like protein 11, whose translation MDSLLQPVAGDNEQHQFCVEVMKRLNIQRRNEHLCDVILEVGSGDHQARLKAHKIVLCAASPFFYNALNIDMTEKKEGVIKLEQTSKAVMGEVLEYLYTGHVDINEQNVFDLLQLADFLIVPNLKVTSVEFISQTLSSSSCLMAYYSAIKYQCPDLQKQASDFIFANFMSVAKSEDFQNLKCEQVEEWISSDEIQVKSEEEVFHVISKWTEGRDHKECKFYELFRHVRVAYMSRSFVLNVILPHPLVKGSAVCTEFVLNAMKEVSSGREDCYFAKPPRNCLKSYEDGLVVCGLDKTYCYIPSDNRFYKMADMRTKGQLPGTCMDTCHGKLYIMIISGDGDTTELKRYDPLVNSWDPMEEHAEDTFYAVVNFQGCLYLIGGMSTGGDESKRVHRYNPETNLWQEVAPMSVARWGVCAVADQKSLYAIAGKSGDELLDLVETYDPERNSWSKVGPTSERKMFSCGAVVKGKVFLFGGFLGSNGIETFSSCIEMYDPTSNVWSILQNANWLCAMSA comes from the exons ATGGATTCACTTCTCCAACCAGTAGCAGGAGACAATGAGCAACATCAATTTTGTGTGGAGGTGATGAAACGCCTCAATATTCAACGAAGGAATGAACATCTCTGCGATGTGATTCTAGAAGTTGGTTCGGGAGATCATCAAGCTCGCTTGAAAGCCCATAAAATCGTGTTATGCGCAGCGAGTCCGTTCTTTTACAATGCGCTAAACATTGACATGacagaaaagaaagaaggagtGATCAAACTGGAACAAACGAGCAAGGCTGTAATGGGAGAAGTGTTGGAATATCTCTACACGGGACATGTTGACATCAATGAACAAAATGTCTTTGATTTGCTACAACTGGCTGATTTTCTAATTGTTCCCAATTTGAAAGTGACGTCAGTGGAATTTATTTCTCAAACATTGTCTTCTTCGAGCTGCTTAATGGCCTATTACTCCGCCATCAAGTACCAGTGCCCCGACTTGCAAAAACAAGCGAGTGATTTCATCTTTGCAAACTTTATGAGTGTTGCAAAATCAGAAGATTTTCAGAATTTGAAATGTGAACAAGTGGAAGAgtggatttcaagtgatgaaATTCAAGTGAAAAGCGAGGAAGAAGTTTTTCACGTGATCTCGAAGTGGACGGAAGGGCGTGATCATAAAGAATGTAAGTTTTATGAATTGTTTCGTCACGTTCGTGTCGCTTACATGTCACGCAGTTTTGTGCTCAATGTGATTTTACCACATCCTCTTGTGAAAGGCAGTGCAGTTTGCACAGAGTTTGTTTTAAATGCAATGAAAGAGGTCTCAAGTGGCAGAGAAGATTGCTATTTTGCCAAACCACCAAGGAACTGCCTCAAGAGTTATGAAGATGGGCTTGTTGTCTGTGGATTGGATAAAACGTATTGCTACATTCCTTCAGATAACAGATTCTACAAGATGGCAGATATGCGAACGAAAGGACAATTACCTGGCACTTGTATGGATACTTGTCATGGAAAATTATACATCATGATAATAAGTGGTGATGGTGATACCACTGAACTAAAACGTTATGATCCATTAGTCAATTCTTGGGATCCTATGGAAGAGCATGCAGAAGATACTTTCTATGCAGTTGTTAATTTCCAAGGTTGTCTCTATTTAATTGGTGGAATGTCCACTGGTGGTGATGAAAGTAAGCGCGTGCACAGGTACAATCCTGAGACAAACCTGTGGCAGGAGGTAGCACCTATGAGTGTCGCAAGGTGGGGTGTCTGTGCTGTCGCAGATCAAAAGTCTCTGTATGCAATAGCAGGCAAGTCTGGTGATGAATTGCTAGACTTGGTGGAAACATATGACCCTGAAAGAAACTCTTGGAGTAAAGTTGGTCCAACTTCTGAAAGAAAGATGTTCTCTTGTGGTGCTGTTGTGAAAGGGAAAGTGTTTTTGTTTGGAGGATTCTTGGGCAGCAATGGAATTGAAACTTTCTCAAGTTGTATTGAAATGTATGACCCAACATCAAATGTGTGGTCCATTCTTCAAAATGCAAACTGGCTATGTGCAATGAGTGCT TGA